The window GTGTGTACATAATCTAACTGCTTTTCTGCTGTCTTggtttttctcttcttttcatGCACTATTTGAACTCAATCTACACCCGGCAGGACCGAGACCTGCGGCCTGAAGAAATGGAAGGTAGGACAACTCTTTTATTAAATGATTGCATCTCTTCCCTTaccctgtcattcatttcaatgtaatCAATTAATTGGGAACCGGAGAGCTGCTCTAACTTTGCCCCCACCTTGACACGTCCCATTTCTGTTTTGAACTGTATCAATAAGTGGTTTAATGATATGTGGCTTTCACGTAAAGATGCATAACAGAGAGTACTGCAGTAGATTTATAATAAACATtattatagaaaataaaaatgtgtaaaagatgAAGAGGAGGCATTTCCCCCGTGATTGTTTTCAGATTGTGAATGCTAAACAGATGTACGGTCCATGTCAACACAAGTCTTGATTGTAAAGatataaaaatgcaattgcAGTTTCATGTTATTGGTGCAGTGGTAATTGGGTTTCCAAAGTGATTTTCATCCTGAATCTGTGAATGCTTTAGAaagctaaaacaaaaaacaaacatatttaaatgtatatataaattattccAACAGAGCTGCGTGAGGCATTCCAAGAGTTTGACAAGGACAAGGACGGTTTTATCAGCTGTAAGGACCTTGGCGAGTGCATGAGGACTATGGGATACATGCCAACAGAAATGGAACTGATCGAGCTCAGCCAGCAGATCTGTAAGTCCAGAAAAACTGCTCattaaaaaagtggaaaaaaattcagaaagcAGGAAAAAGATTTTTAATCCCACAACAGGAATTCTGCTTCGGATAAAAATATATCATGTCCAATATGTTAGTGGTGAGTTCATAATGAAGTGCATGTTTTGTTTCtccccaaaattattttattatcaattgaaaaatgattaaaagctatttttaaataatataacaCAATCGACCAAAAAGTTGCACATTTATTTGGAATGTATAATTTGATCGgcctttgttgacatttttttttaacaagctgcataattttttttttgtattgggtttatatactgtatctaacacaaatcaaaaattaattaagcAAATGTGAGCCTCGACCAAATTGTCAAGGTGACAACTTAATAATAGAAAACAGGAAGAACAGTTACTTGTTAACGCAATGCACAGGTGAAAGGTTGAAGCAGCTTGATTCACTGTATTTTGCCATTGTTTTGTATTACAGTAAtatattgttgtgtgtgttttttaatacatgTAAATATTGCAGAAAATATGAACTATTATCATAGTGATTATTCCATCTTCATTCCATCTGTGTAGGGTCCAACTGGACACCTTTATTTAAGTTCTATAATACCAAAGCAAgttataaataacaaataattgttttaacaaCATGATTAAGTAAACAGTTGAGCTGGCATCTATGGTCCTTAAAATTTACAAAGTATTTGCTTTCTTAATGTACTCTTGGTGGAGTAAGTAGTTTGTAATAGCTCAACAGTATTATACTGTATGGACTGTAGTTTCTTTTACGCTTCCTGTTTGTTGGCCTCCAGGTGGCGGCAGAGTAGACTTTGAAGACTTTGTGGAGCTGATGGGTCCAAAAATGCTGGCTGAGACTGCAGACATGATTGGAGTTAAGGAGCTGAGGGATGCCTTTAAAGAGGTAAGCATTACAGATGCGACTTTCATAAGTCATTATTTCTccattaaatattaataataatattaataataataacaataataataataataataataataataattatgataatgataatcatgataataatgataataataataataataataataatgatagtgataatgataatgataataatgataataataataataataataataataataataataataataataataataataataataataataataataataatatgtggGATCCTTTCCTGCgattttccttcccagtttgACTCAGATGGGGATGGTCAGATCAGCCTTGGGGAGCTGAGAGAGGCCATGAAGAAGTTGATGGGAGAGCAACTCAACCACCGTGAGATCGATGAGATCCTGCGTGACGTTGATCTCAACGGGGACGGAGAGGTTGATTTTGAGGGTGAGTTTGTGcatatattttatgtatgttAGATAcacctgcaaaaatatatatattttatcctTTTTAAGAAATTAATGTTCAGTTTTAGCAGGCatacttatttttaatgtattaactgaaaaaataatttctgtacAAAAGTCTTTGGAACTATGCTATGCTATTTTGAATACAACAGCACCATACAGTGACAGTATTCATTTACGCTACTTGTCACTTTTTATaatgttattttcttcttttgcttgTGTTTAGAATGTTGCCCTGTTGTATTCTAAACATGAGACAAATGATTAGGGCCGTAACAGCATTGTTAacacatttgtttattattattatatattgtgtTGTGTGCGCTGAAAATCTCGACATAGAACACTGTACACATAACGATCTGTTCCTCCATTGATTTCCAAACAAGTCTTGCAAGGCAGAAATTTCCCGTCATCACACTTGatctaacaaaaagaagaactttcACTACAAGATATGATGCACTGATGTTGCCTGAGTGTTTATGAAGGGATCGCAGGCGGAAGTGAACTTGTGAACACAAAACGGACTTAGCAACTACATATTTTGCCTCTGTTGTTTAAGCCACTCGACCACGtgccctttaactcattcaaacacaaaaacatatacataggtttttcaatactttgtcctgcactcccaaaaacttagTTATATGTTttctttcaagttttttttatttttatgcaataGCATACAGAGGCTTTGAGTTAcagtttctgacatgaagaggtctcttaaagcaatgttagttattacagaaaacgaccagcaggtggcagcagagtataagagatcaacaagggccattgcaacaagctctttttcccagtgttttcaaaaggtttaagaaataatgatgaaacttagctatattctaatactaattgctgaacagaaacagatacaaatgtgctttaaaaaaatacttttactgatgaaagaagagactctaatatttattttggtaggttccatgtttttatagcaattgaacacaatactttgtggaccttgcaaaatcagtcaaaattcagtaaaacagccgggagcgaaggtgattgcttcagtgaaaagtgAATGCGTTAACACGGAAGCCTTTGCACATACAAACaaaggtgggtagagtagcccaAAATTGTACTCTAGTAAGAGTAGCAttacttcaaaaataataatactcaagtaaaagtaaaaagtagtcatgaaaaaaatcactcaagtacaagtagAACATTTTTCACTGAAAAGAATattcaagtactgagtaactgcttgaacatgaagtctgatttatttatttatttaaaaaaaactgtgctgTGTTTTAATTTCTGCCACGGTGCTAAAGCAGACATGCACAATTAGCAGTgacctcttttttatttttattttgtgcttgtTTCAGAACTTAACGACCCACTTAAAGTTAACTGTTTGATTGACGCTAATATGCAAAGATGACGCTCCCTCCCAAAGCGAACTGTGGCGCTGGGGGAAGGGGTGAGTTTTCGGGGGTTGAACGGGTCTCTATAAAGACTCGGTTCCCATCTTCACATTGAAGAGCCGTTCAAAAGACTTGATTCGTTCGAACGTCAAATCACTAGTGtccgcggaaatgctcccacacagtcagtcaagcagAGCGCTTACGTGAAAATACGGCAAATATAATACATGAATGGGGCGGCGGTtaacgactctagtgtagcccaatatagcgcAGTAAGACTAGCGtgacttcttcacacatctactcaagtaaaagtaaaaagtattgtgtggtaaaactactcttagaagtacttatttttttttagttactcaagtaaatctAACGGCGTAAATGTAGCTCATCACTACCCACGCCTACagacatacaaacaaacaaatgtgaccACTCGGGAAGGGTCtcttaaaagtacaaataaaacaagcgCACACAGAATACCCGGATGTTGTTCTTGTCAGCTAGCTTAAACCAAGGATGCGTAAGTTGGATACGAGTGAAGACATGACAAGGAAAACATCCAAGATGCATTTTATGCTGCTATCACCAAAACAAATCACAGTTGGGGGAAGTTAACAATTACGCAGCCCTTCCAGTTTACATTACAAAGTGACTCACGTTCTCGCGTAGGTTTTCTGGAAATTGTTCTTCATGTTGGGTAATGACCATTGATGCAACATTTAGGGAAGTGTTGggtcttcttgtttttttgtgagatCACATGTGATATGCAAGATTTCTGCCCCAGAAGATGTGTTTCAATTAGAAATACTTTGAAATTAATACGTCTTTGACAATATAAATCAAAACTGAGTAGGTCTGTCCTATTGTATTTTAAAAGGcagcaataaaaaataagagcTCTATATTgaatgtgcaggtgtacctaatattatgGCTAGTATCTGTACATTATACATGTCTCACTCCGTCAGATTAAAATGGAATGAAAGTTGGTCTCACCCTTGatatgaacattttcttttctcagAGTTTGTGCGAATGATGTCTCGCTGACTGGACCGACTTTGCTGCAATGAATGGGGACTACACACTGTTAATGTTCTTGTCATTGTAATTCTTCTTATACATTCATGTTTGTGTCCATCCTTTCATTCGCTAACAAGTATAAGAGAACCCTTTGCATGTATTACTGTTTTGTGACAATTTCATGTGACCGTGGAGACATATTATGATGATATGAAACAGATGGGCAGTTGAACAGGGAGAGGCTTGACTAGGCTCAAACACTTCAGGTCAAACATTCAAAATAGAGTGAAACataaaatggtttaaaaaacacaagaaaacaaatacatattttttcatcaaacatttttttgtttttttcatcaaacaAACATGCTGCCCTCATTTCAGTTAGTTACACTTTGCTATGCAACTTTCaaatatatgatttatttatttatttttttactttattttttgaaaatgaaccAAATTAGTTTGTAGTGGGCCTGTATGCTGTATTGTCTAAAAATAAGTCTAATCAAAGACATTGGAAATTATCGGTGACACAATTTAGATTTATAACGCCAAGTATATATGATAACAAGTGTTTAAAAACCAAATACTGTACTACCCAGTTAAAATCTGTTTCTCATTGTTGGTCAACAATGTTATAATTTAATAATGGAATTAAAAGCATTATATAACCAAATACTACTTAGGGTTTGTGAGATTAAATGTATTAACAGTATGTGAAACAAACTTGGTATGAAGTAAAACGAACCAAAAACAGTCTTAGAAAGTCAATGATTTACTATGAGAATCACTTTCactcaaaatgtaattaaaataaaaacagattcttAATAAATTATGAGATGATGTACTTGatgaaaaagtaattaaaaaaaacgccAAACCTACTGACTACTTGCATAACCCAAAATCCTACTTGTTCAAATAATAGAATGGGGTTATAGTGACAAGTCACTGTTAGATGGTATTGTATCAAGTAATAATTTTTCACTGTTTCAAGAAACAAATGCTCTATTTTTACAGTTTAATATCGTAGTAATATGTACATTtgaaaaactaatataaataaagcACTTTTGTCCAACTGATTCATATTGGATGTTTCATGAGGTTCCaccacgttgttgttgtttttttaactacatgCATGAATTGACCTTTGTCCATGTCCCTGAAGGTTATGAAGGCAAACAGCACGTCGTTTTGTTGACCCTAAATGAAACTTATATTTGCATCCTTGAAACTGCCCAATTCCACTTCAATGTTGCTGAGTGCAGTGCAGAGCTGATCAACCTTtgcaggatttatttattttttaacacttgaAGAGCCTGACATTTAGGCTACACATTAGTTCAATGAAAGAGGAAGAGAAAGTAGAATGTGGACAGTACCCAAAATGCATATGTTTGCTTACACCCATATTTGGTGTGTACACCAGGAGGGTAAGCACAAGAATGAACACGTCACGGCTGTAGCAAAAGGgcttctgtatttaaaaaaacaaaaaacataaataaataaaataacaccacCACACCAAGTAGACAatacaaacagttttttttttttttttacataaaacacaataaaaatggcTCTCTACCAATTTAATTGTCTCAGAGACatctaaaagtaaaaaaacaacattagcaTTTAAAGTACAAGCTCGGGATACAAAAAGGGGACTTCTGGACTTACTATTGTTAACTATATCACAGTCTTTGAACAGATCAAACATTATGATGACAGTATTTGTTTCCCACTAGATAACCATCATTCTCAGCAATGTATaatcattaaacattttttatttgaacttcTGTGTATATGCTAAATTTCATTAAcactatttgttttttgttttttactgcacaAGAACACCGAACTGAAGTCACAGTCACAGACCTCATGTTTCCAACaaatgagattatttttttctttatgcttGAACTGAATATATAATATTGGAAGCAATGCCCCCATTTTATTACACTAAAATCGTAATTCCCGTTAGTTTTTTTGTCCAATACGTGAGGTTGATATATAGACCATGGGTCCAGGTGTCACCAACATGGTTCTAAAATTAACTCATCACTTACATGTGTCTTTTGTGTAACAAACAAATATACAAGCAAAATAGCTCCACACTTTCATCGATGTAATTttgacacacaccaaaaaattcTTATATTACTTTCCTACTAATTTCATTTCTCATTGTCCTTTTAAGTTACATTtaaagtacacagtaaattatagTTTTCCCAGCttacattttgactacacaGTAtgttctgtagagtaaatatgactctatttagagtggaccaaatagactcagttttagagtattATTTACACtcagaagagagtaaaataaacaattgaaaaataaataaataaaagccactcaagggttgcggaacaaactcacaaccttcaacttgggagacagccgatctactcgcTGAGCCACGCAGAGCTGCcctgttagtatatcgctcgtgtcagctggactCTTCGTAAGAAAACaggaggaggggcatagctcatgTGGTAAtgtgtctcccaagctgaaggtcataaGGTCATTTCTCAAcaattgagtgacttttatttatttttttccaaattctttactctcttccaagtgtaaatattactctaaaactgagtgtatttggttccactctaaatagagtcaaatttactcaacaaaatttactgtgtataagataaaaatttaaaaaaaaaagaaactgtgaACTAGTTTATTTTTCGTCTGCCATTGACAGACTGATCGGCCCGTCCAGACTGACTCggttagctctttgactgccagacgttttcaaaaacgggttgtcgccagtgccagccgatttaagcattttgagtgatctttcaaggtccacagaaaatgttgtgtttggactatggaaacacacatactaccaaatgaaagatttgaaaaaaaagtttgtttctaccttattccgttcttcagtaatcaacaatagaaaatggttactttcaccgaaattctctcttttgaaacaaaaaacggagaaaaagagctttttgtgaaacgatgttatttcatgcactctagtgaattgtacacttctttttgtccatgaatgatgccacaaacacctaaatagtgctttacttctgtaaaacgctttcaccaacaatgaaaaagtgttttttgattgcaaaatacgtttatttccattcaacagtgtaacaatttgacaaaacaatttcgcaaactatttacaaatgtgtgcaactgtggtactacttacaattatgtggatgtttcaaatacagtttttccttttgtaacgctctcctgcgtgcaaggagacgccaggacgcgcacaacagtttactttcactttcacattggtccgttttgcgtgcaaacgttacactttcttgacggcctttttttccggggaataaaaagcaagtagcagactgtacacacttcctccgatgaatatgcattggactcggggcactctccgtcgtccgatcgaacgtccgcctgtgcgtgctcggttgcgttccgcgttacgacaccgtcatagccgccgtgtcagcggttccaatttcgccgtcaagctcggattcaccttcatcatcatcgagggtgatcaccgtcgtcatcaatgtactattttagcgttggtcgatgcctttcgtcttgtaagtgtagagctgcttgcaaacgctcgccattgcccgttccctcctccatctagctccatctaacgtcttctactgccgcgtcaatgctttccaaccacggagtcaccaccctcatcttcatcatcgatgatgatcatcgtcatcaacaatgtgcttttttagcgatgcttttggtctttgaaaaaaacggctctggcgttagctcctcgcgaccggccgccatttttcctttgttttccattctgatctcctgctcaacgctctagctccgcctctactgacgcccacccgatcttgtcaaaagagagtcatcgctgccctctaggggccaaaaatagtcattaggctcaaaaaacctgcttaaaactttcaggagagctccgcaagccttcccagcacccgtttcaaaaaaaaaattaaaaaaaatgggaggacgtcttttaacgtctttggcgctcctccgtaggtttttgcagaacgtcatttaacgtctttggcagtaaaagagttagtGATGATTCCGGTGAAGGACGAAAACCCGTGTTTTTTAAGCTTCCCATCATT of the Vanacampus margaritifer isolate UIUO_Vmar chromosome 7, RoL_Vmar_1.0, whole genome shotgun sequence genome contains:
- the cabp2a gene encoding calcium-binding protein 2a isoform X1, translating into MGNINKTSRKNSTKSKAVSPVERSGSPLATAMLGGLREAGEMDTEEEEERGSEPEFDEPLCALVKNCNMLHNIVGPACVFLKQGFAQSQLDRDLRPEEMEELREAFQEFDKDKDGFISCKDLGECMRTMGYMPTEMELIELSQQICGGRVDFEDFVELMGPKMLAETADMIGVKELRDAFKEFDSDGDGQISLGELREAMKKLMGEQLNHREIDEILRDVDLNGDGEVDFEEFVRMMSR
- the cabp2a gene encoding calcium-binding protein 2a isoform X3, with the translated sequence MSRSALWLRTATCCTTLLGLRVSSSNRASHRASSYDRDLRPEEMEELREAFQEFDKDKDGFISCKDLGECMRTMGYMPTEMELIELSQQICGGRVDFEDFVELMGPKMLAETADMIGVKELRDAFKEFDSDGDGQISLGELREAMKKLMGEQLNHREIDEILRDVDLNGDGEVDFEEFVRMMSR
- the cabp2a gene encoding calcium-binding protein 2a isoform X2, with protein sequence MTDVKNMSTMEVPEGKLQKKGSIKKKIESLRRWSSASLKRPPKPKAKTLSLSSPVGDRDDLWLQEGDRRKLRPIVDSVFGQDRDLRPEEMEELREAFQEFDKDKDGFISCKDLGECMRTMGYMPTEMELIELSQQICGGRVDFEDFVELMGPKMLAETADMIGVKELRDAFKEFDSDGDGQISLGELREAMKKLMGEQLNHREIDEILRDVDLNGDGEVDFEEFVRMMSR